One Drosophila willistoni isolate 14030-0811.24 chromosome XL unlocalized genomic scaffold, UCI_dwil_1.1 Seg142, whole genome shotgun sequence genomic window, AACAAGCCACACTTGTTTTTTTCGTTCAGCCACGTGGTCGAGCCTCTCAAACTGTAAGAGCCCCGCACAGTGTTTGATCTTCAATAGAataagagagggagagagagagagtgagatagaGGGAGAGCTGACTGAGAACTGaccttaaccaaaaaaaaaaaactaaataaaataaatattgaaaacaaaaacacaataaaACTGCACATAagttgtaattgttattatatgTTTGTTTATATACAAACCATGAATGAAGGGCAGCAGTCAGCATggggcaacaacagcaaaaacaaaaacaaaaacaaaaacatgttTTAGAACATTCTCGTTAACATCAGTGATGCTCAAActgtattatttgttttttgcagcGCCTTCTACTTGTTGCATCCGGAGCTGGatctcagcagcagcagcagccgtgGCATCAAATGCCAGCAGCTGCCGTGCAGCAGGCCGTACGTCAATATTCAAAGAAAACTGCCGGAGCGGCCACATTGCGACGCGAGGAGAGCGACAGCGATTCGGATTCGGATGATGAATTCGAGAGACGTCGCCAGAAGAATGCCAAATCGAAGCGTAGTGAGCGGGTGAGTGAacttcccaaaaaaaaaaagaaaaaaaaaaccggaTTCGTTTCGAACTAATTCCACGTGGGGGCGAAATGTAAAAACGTGTTTTTACAcattcgtttcgttttttcgATCAATGGCGTGTTCAATGTCATCTTTAGAGTTCATTCAATAATCTTCATTACATCAAAATGTAGCAATCAGTTTTGGTTACAATCGAAAATCTGTTTCAATTTCcaaatatgtatctatgtatgtatgtatgtatattaggCTGGGTCAACTTATATGGAGCAAAAAAAACGCCATAATCGTCCACCTGATTCGGATACCACGAAGAATTCCAAGACTTATTGACCAATAATGAATTTCTAGCCCGCGCATAGAAGCCATAATAGTTAGCTGATTGAGATaattcattcaaaattttgaatatttcctaaaaactcttgttttaaaatattaagcTTTCTTCTATATCTAAAGTCTGTTCAGTCATTGGCTTAAGTCTAAGGCTAGTGAAACTTAAGCTAAACAAACCCATTACGGTTAACCAGTTAAACTAATTTAATCGATCATCCGGAGGGAAAAAGCtacaaaacttaaaaaaagcGATTTCCCTAtagctaaaataaaatatttgtctAATCAAGTCCCAAATTTAAATCACTTCAATCTATTTTTTATGTCTATTTTGATTATACGGATACGATTATGTTGGATATTTCGATTTGAATAGTTTACTtgtttattccaaaaaaatttAGTAAATTTAGTGGCTATTAAACTTAAAGTGCAAGTTTATATTTAGCTTTACTTAGTTAAagttttcaattcaaattcGCCTCTTGAAATTCGCTCTCAGCTTTGAAAAAAGCTGCAGATTAAGCGAGTAACGGTTAAAAAGCGGTAGAGAGCTTTTTTTGTCATTCCAAAGGCGGCGCCAGTGAGGAGGGAATTTCCCAAAAGTATGACATATCCTTTTAGTCAGAATTGTCCTTCTCATTTAGTTAGTTCTGTTATAGTCCTTGAAAGCTTTTCCAAGCAGTTTTCCCCTTTGGGGTAAAGGTTTGAAACATGACTAACTGAACTTTGATGAAAAAGGACCTTACTTGATTTGTGCTTtcctttttgttattttaggGCGACTCTGCTTTTTGGCGCCGCAAAATGCGCACATTGCATCGCATTATGGATGTAAACCATGATGGAGTCATCTCGTTTGATGACTTTAATTTGTTGGCAAAACGTTTCAACGATTTGGGCCATTTGACACCCGAAGTTGCCGCCGAATTCACCGATGTGATCAAACAGACTTGGGAGGAGCAATTTGGCGAGATAACCCCATATAATCTGGTGACAGCTGagcaatttcttaccgatttGCATCATCGTTTGAACGATAAGAAAATGGCTAAGCGCATTGGACGCTTTTTGCCCTATTTGTTTAAGGTTTGTACacattttgtttctctttaAGTCTGTTTTTTGACCTATTATGTTTTGTGGTTTTTAGGCCGTTGATTTTGATCACACTGGCCATTTGGATCTCGAACAATATAAGCTCTTCTTTCGCTGTCTGGGACTAACCGAAGATGATGCTGCCGTTTCATTTGCTGTGATAGACAAGAACGGTGATGGCCAATTGTCGCTCAAGGAGTTTGTGCACTTGGGCCGTCAATTCTTTTTAACCGAGGACGAATCGAAGATATCGAAAATGTTCTGGGGCCCATTGATTGCTGATCATTGACGTGTTCCAGCCACTGCTGTAGATCAACATCATCATGTTCACGATGCCACAAATAATATCAATACTATCaacaagaagaacaagaagaaCAGCACCGACAACATTGAGAATAAGCCATTGCTGCCACAAAtgacaacaacgacaacgttGCCAACAATACGACGCGTGCAGGAGGCATGCGGCAGTTGGCCGTATCTACAGTATGTGGCGCCTTATCAATCGGCGGAACAACAACatcgacgacgacaacaacaacaacaacaatacacaATCACAATAAGGAGCATGAGCATTTACGACTTTTTACGGCAACATTTCAATCAAACGGTCCATAATTATCGCAAACATCGACGCTACTCGGATTTGGATGATGATTCTGACCTAGAGCCACCGCCTTGTCCCAAATTGCGCAAGCATAACTATTCCAACTATCAGAAGTGTCACGAGAAAGGGCAACAagatcatcattatcattaccatcaacatcatcatcgacagcatcatcaacatcatcataaTGATCATTATCAGCATAATCATCAGCATGGCCCAAATTCAAATATGAATAACTACGATATAAGATTCTTTTTCTATGTTAACTCTCTAATTGTATTCACCATGTCATGCCACAATACGGGCGATGATTTTAAGCATTTTATCGTTTATCGCATAAGGAAATTTGATCGATTGCGACGAAAGGCACGTAAGCGACGCAAGCGTCGCCCAAAGccaggagcaacagcagcagcagcagcagcagcaggatcACCACATCCTGCAGAATTGCAATTGTGAGAGGCAGGCGGTgttcaaaaataaattttgtttttttttttctattattattatttttgtctgTCGCTTAGtctataaaatattattattacttgTAACTGGATATATGTAAAACCATTGCATGATATAACAAAACGAAACctattataatatattatatatatacacacccaaacatataaaataaaatcaaacaaaaaatcaattttcataGAGTTTTGATATTAGATCGTCGTTTTTAAAGATcaaattattaattcttgATGAgaaatatgaagaagaatGTGAAAACAAATcagaaaaattgaaatgaatgtTGAAGCTTATAAAACAAGAGTTATTACTATAGAATAGAATCTTGAACTTCAAATTTGTAAAACAACAAATGATATGTCATTTATCACAGAAAAGTAGTCAATTTCTTGtcaaattttatgttttttattaatttttgaattcatttcCTCTAAGATGGACGTACTTTACTCAGAAATCTTTGGCAACAACTATTTTAAGTAGTTAAATTCTATTTTGTATCAAAAGTAAGTTAATTTTGCGTGACACATAGGCGCCATCTATGAACAGGTGGAAAACTTTCGAAACGCAAAGAAATCGTAATCGATAAAGTGATTGTGAGATTTGAAGTTGTTAGAGATGATTTGATTTTAGTTTGATATACACTTgtagagggtattataaatcGGTCAGATGTTTCTACATAGACATTTCCGAAGATACAAATTATGTATGTTCTTGATCATCAtaagaagctgagtcgatatagccattcTCCAGTTAAAAGTTCCAGAAAGCTATTGGAAAGCGAATTATTGCAtgcttgaaatttgtttggatCGGCTCACTATATAATTTAATGCTAAACGAAAAACGAGTTGGAGTATCTTCAGTAAATTTACTGATCACTTAGTTTCTAGGGTGAAACATTATATTTTCTGATTGCAATAAGATCTGATAAAGAAGTAGAATGAGAATTTGCAAGTTATTAATACCAATTGTGATTCCCAAGTGGTTTAAGCGTTAAGTGTTTAACGCAGGACAAAACTTTGCAGTTCTTCTTTCAAATATGGTATTTCAGCAAGGACGTAGCAAGGTAAGGCGGAGGGGATATTAttttttagcgttgaagatatggtatggccattacaattgtggattctttagcgaagtctgctgatggtagaacttggtggttcttgaaatagctatacagataacctgctcaccttttgtgctgcctatgatttaaagtcttacaaataaatcagtaagattgacctgaagccccgctcaaacaaagtttttgattaacttcaataaggtcgaaatctagacaaatattttttaggaattttatttaatttaagaaGAATTTTAGTTAAGCTTTTGTCTTGCATAATTTTAAAGATGAAGATCCATTTTTGGTTTtacaaatcaaaatgtattgaaaaaataaagtaagaaAATGCCTGTCGCCCCCCTGATTAGGCTACGCCCATGTACTTTAGCCTTAAGATGGGTGAAAAGAAATTTGAACAGATTAGAAAACTAAGAAAACATGTTAACGTTTTACTTTAACAGCGTTAGGGCAAGTTGAATGTACTTACTTATGAGTTACCTTTACTTGTGCTATGATTTTCCGATAACATTGCAAACACAGAGATTATTTTTTAAGCAGAGGCTCTGTGGGCTCTTTATTTGTTTCCACCAAATCACAGcgtatctttttttttggtttttagttgGCTCTTCGCTTCTTTGGCT contains:
- the LOC6644704 gene encoding LOW QUALITY PROTEIN: uncharacterized protein LOC6644704 (The sequence of the model RefSeq protein was modified relative to this genomic sequence to represent the inferred CDS: substituted 1 base at 1 genomic stop codon), which encodes MAFSIVSRGLLRTSREILERNMAATVGALHQQQHQRPLSTISPPSSTHSDYNRLLLVASGAGSQQQQQPWHQMPAAAVQQAVRQYSKKTAGAATLRREESDSDSDSDDEFERRRQKNAKSKRSERGDSAFWRRKMRTLHRIMDVNHDGVISFDDFNLLAKRFNDLGHLTPEVAAEFTDVIKQTWEEQFGEITPYNLVTAEQFLTDLHHRLNDKKMAKRIGRFLPYLFKAVDFDHTGHLDLEQYKLFFRCLGLTEDDAAVSFAVIDKNGDGQLSLKEFVHLGRQFFLTEDESKISKMFWGPLIADHXRVPATAVDQHHHVHDATNNINTINKKNKKNSTDNIENKPLLPQMTTTTTLPTIRRVQEACGSWPYLQYVAPYQSAEQQHRRRQQQQQQYTITIRSMSIYDFLRQHFNQTVHNYRKHRRYSDLDDDSDLEPPPCPKLRKHNYSNYQKCHEKGQQDHHYHYHQHHHRQHHQHHHNDHYQHNHQHGPNSNMNNYDIRFFFYVNSLIVFTMSCHNTGDDFKHFIVYRIRKFDRLRRKARKRRKRRPKPGATAAAAAAAGSPHPAELQL